In a single window of the Arthrobacter zhangbolii genome:
- a CDS encoding FUSC family protein, producing MKYSVREFLSIPSGRGHRFPAVRVGLGMLLPLLILIPAGRTDLTMCAIFGSLTGVFGRSEPHWRRLKQQTASGVLMVLTVMAGVALSQAGRGPWTVVFTGTLIAAGISVAADSLRVRPAGPFTYIFAFTATSAAPFAGSLVEAFLTVTASTLLAVLLGVAGRLHARRHSPGRLREPAARLGSPRRARRLLVHASRYAAAVGIAGTVSAGLGLGHGYWAMLAACAPLAAVELSRGPARAVHFIAGTYAGVLFSALLMQVPWSAVQLALLLAMLQFSGELYVVRHYGAAMVFLTPVALMMTGFTHGGDVWALTMDRSLQTTIGALVALAVVAVTTPRHAGSRVRG from the coding sequence GTGAAGTACTCCGTCCGTGAATTCCTGAGTATCCCCTCCGGCCGCGGACACCGCTTCCCGGCCGTGCGTGTTGGCCTGGGGATGCTGCTGCCGCTTTTGATACTGATTCCTGCCGGACGTACCGATCTGACCATGTGTGCCATCTTTGGTTCCCTGACCGGCGTGTTCGGGCGCAGCGAACCGCACTGGCGGCGGCTGAAGCAGCAAACCGCTTCCGGCGTGCTGATGGTCCTGACGGTGATGGCCGGGGTGGCCTTGTCCCAGGCCGGCCGGGGACCCTGGACAGTGGTATTCACCGGAACCCTGATTGCTGCGGGCATCTCTGTGGCTGCGGATTCCCTGCGGGTGCGCCCGGCCGGCCCGTTCACTTACATTTTTGCCTTTACAGCGACGTCGGCCGCGCCGTTTGCCGGTTCGCTGGTCGAAGCATTTCTCACCGTCACGGCAAGTACGCTGCTGGCGGTGCTGTTGGGAGTGGCCGGCCGGCTGCACGCCCGCCGGCATAGCCCGGGCCGTCTCCGGGAGCCGGCGGCACGGCTGGGCAGCCCGAGGCGTGCCCGCCGGTTGCTGGTCCACGCAAGCCGTTACGCCGCAGCAGTAGGCATTGCCGGCACGGTATCCGCAGGGCTCGGCCTCGGACACGGATACTGGGCAATGCTGGCTGCCTGCGCCCCGCTGGCCGCCGTCGAACTGTCCCGGGGACCAGCCAGGGCAGTGCACTTCATTGCCGGCACCTATGCCGGCGTACTGTTTTCCGCCCTGCTGATGCAGGTGCCCTGGTCAGCCGTGCAGCTGGCATTGCTGCTGGCCATGCTGCAGTTCAGCGGTGAACTCTATGTGGTCAGGCATTACGGCGCCGCCATGGTGTTCCTGACGCCCGTGGCGCTGATGATGACGGGATTTACGCACGGCGGAGACGTGTGGGCGCTAACCATGGACCGGTCACTGCAAACTACTATTGGTGCGCTGGTGGCGCTGGCAGTGGTCGCCGTCACCACTCCGCGGCATGCGGGATCCAGGGTGCGGGGCTAG
- a CDS encoding ion channel protein: MSEHRQAPGGNRVRMLLALAGPAVLFGVVSALVLFGLDRLSLLLEHWVWADLPAAVGADPAGGWWILGTLTVTGLAVGLTVRFVPGHAGPDSAAAELGGPPLPPGVVPGLALAAVLGLAGGVSLGPENPIIAINTALLTALAGRFFVRIPARVIAGLAVAGTVGALFGTPVAAALLFTGLAGAMRTGGALFDRLFLPLVSAGAGAVTMTLLGGTLLQVRLPPMGAPDGWDALGALVIAPLAAAFGLLGVAVFARVHSGFRRLGSPVLYTTLGGVLLGLLGVIGGPVTLFKGAAESARLLQNPGGEEPWALLGDALVKLAALVIAAAAGFRGGRIFPAVFIGVAAGLAVAGFVPGIPVALAVSAAVLGLVLAVARDGWMALFIAVVITGDVTVTGVLCLAVLPAWLVVTNAPHMLAEQGVPENP, encoded by the coding sequence ATGTCCGAGCACAGGCAAGCCCCCGGCGGAAACCGCGTCCGGATGCTGCTGGCCCTCGCGGGCCCGGCGGTCCTGTTCGGCGTGGTGTCCGCCCTGGTCCTTTTTGGTCTCGACAGGCTTAGCCTGCTGCTCGAACACTGGGTCTGGGCGGACCTGCCGGCCGCCGTCGGCGCGGATCCCGCGGGCGGCTGGTGGATTCTGGGCACCTTGACGGTTACCGGGCTCGCCGTGGGACTCACTGTACGGTTTGTGCCAGGCCATGCCGGCCCGGATTCAGCAGCTGCCGAACTGGGCGGTCCGCCGCTGCCGCCCGGCGTGGTGCCGGGGCTCGCCCTGGCTGCAGTCCTTGGCCTGGCCGGGGGCGTCAGCCTGGGACCGGAGAATCCGATTATTGCCATCAATACCGCCCTGCTGACCGCGCTGGCAGGGCGGTTTTTCGTCCGCATACCCGCCCGGGTGATCGCCGGCCTCGCGGTGGCAGGAACCGTGGGTGCCCTGTTCGGCACACCCGTGGCGGCCGCCCTGCTTTTTACCGGGCTGGCCGGCGCAATGCGCACCGGGGGAGCCCTCTTTGACAGGCTTTTCCTGCCGCTCGTCTCCGCCGGTGCCGGAGCAGTAACCATGACCCTGCTCGGTGGCACGCTGCTGCAGGTCCGGCTCCCGCCCATGGGCGCCCCGGACGGCTGGGACGCACTGGGGGCGCTGGTGATTGCTCCGCTGGCGGCCGCATTCGGCCTGCTCGGGGTAGCGGTCTTCGCCCGGGTGCACAGCGGATTCCGGCGGCTGGGAAGCCCTGTCCTCTACACCACGCTCGGGGGAGTGCTGCTTGGCCTGCTGGGTGTGATCGGCGGGCCGGTGACCCTGTTCAAAGGGGCGGCCGAATCCGCGCGCCTGCTCCAAAACCCGGGCGGCGAGGAACCCTGGGCCCTGCTCGGTGACGCACTGGTGAAACTCGCCGCCCTGGTCATAGCGGCGGCAGCAGGCTTCCGTGGCGGGAGGATTTTTCCTGCCGTTTTTATCGGCGTTGCCGCCGGCCTGGCGGTCGCCGGGTTTGTGCCGGGCATACCGGTAGCGCTGGCCGTGTCCGCGGCCGTGCTCGGGCTGGTACTTGCCGTGGCCCGGGACGGCTGGATGGCCCTCTTTATCGCCGTGGTGATCACCGGCGACGTCACCGTGACCGGCGTCCTTTGCCTGGCTGTGCTGCCGGCCTGGCTGGTGGTCACCAACGCGCCGCACATGCTCGCCGAACAGGGCGTCCCGGAAAATCCTTGA
- a CDS encoding GntR family transcriptional regulator: MAAGELDPSSGVPLYRQIKDILRTEISDGTADPGTPMTEDRLLERFGVSRAPIRQALKELSSEGYVYRKQGRGTFPVTGPRILRPAHVRTGDLYHYLTESGLHPASIVSDIARVEPPEKMSEVLGIDPAERVLHFTRVISVEGEPLLEARIYIRAPEGFAPTVLELEESGSGFELLERELGIALGRAEHESWATAATAEQSAALGVREGSPLLVIETVFYTTDGQPAGWRSAVHRADQFRYRFVTGR, encoded by the coding sequence ATGGCCGCTGGCGAACTTGATCCCTCGTCCGGGGTCCCCCTGTATCGGCAGATCAAGGACATCCTCCGCACGGAGATTTCCGACGGGACGGCGGATCCGGGCACGCCCATGACCGAGGACCGGCTGCTGGAGCGCTTCGGCGTGAGCCGGGCGCCGATCCGGCAGGCCCTGAAGGAGCTCTCCTCGGAAGGGTATGTCTACCGGAAGCAGGGCAGGGGCACCTTTCCGGTCACCGGCCCGCGCATTCTCCGCCCGGCCCACGTGCGTACCGGCGATCTTTACCATTACCTGACCGAAAGCGGCCTGCATCCGGCATCGATCGTTTCCGACATCGCACGGGTGGAACCTCCGGAGAAGATGTCAGAAGTCCTCGGCATTGACCCCGCGGAACGGGTGCTTCACTTTACCCGGGTGATTTCCGTGGAGGGTGAACCCCTGCTCGAAGCGCGCATTTACATCCGTGCACCGGAGGGCTTTGCTCCGACCGTCCTCGAACTGGAGGAGTCCGGCTCGGGCTTCGAGCTGCTGGAACGGGAGCTGGGCATTGCCCTTGGCCGGGCCGAGCATGAATCCTGGGCTACCGCCGCAACGGCGGAGCAGTCTGCCGCACTGGGGGTGCGCGAAGGCAGTCCGCTGCTGGTTATCGAAACGGTTTTCTATACCACCGACGGGCAGCCGGCCGGCTGGCGTTCCGCGGTACACCGCGCCGACCAGTTCAGGTACAGATTCGTAACCGGGCGCTAG
- the hrpB gene encoding ATP-dependent helicase HrpB: protein MNAPSSPFPPDLQRPFDLSRIGAGLAFAESLPELAALLAAGAGSAVVQAPPGTGKTTLVPPAVANAAAKAAGTRGRVLVTQPRRVAARSAARRLAQLDGSALGQRIGYTVRGEARTSAETIIEFVTPGILLRRLLADPGLETAAAVILDEVHERGLETDLLLGMLAEVRQLRGDLTLIAMSATLDAERFAALLGDGDGGGPAPLVGCPSALYPLTVQWHPPSVPRLDEHGVTRGFLDHVADTAALAHSDAQAGDPAVDTLVFVPGAREVAHVASRLRSRTPKGTEVLELHGQVPAREQDRAVSGRGAGEPARIIVSTALAESSLTVPGVRLVVDSGLAREPRRDAARGMSGLVTVSCSRASAEQRAGRAARQGPGRVVRCYDDRAYGAAPAHPTPEIAVADLTGAALMLACWGAPGGTGLALPDAPPPAALQEAVSVLRGLGAVDAQGMATATGKALAAVPADPRLARALLDGAASVGARPAAEAVALAAGEARAPGADLTRLLSDLRSGRDPGHRRWAEDVRRMETVARKQHPPASVAGQHPWVPDPEEGLGYVLALAFPDRIARRVPGTGPERYLLASGTRAGLPAGSSLGGQEWLAVAEVARAAGRDAAGTGAVIRAAAPLSAASAEAAAAHLLTDTVEARFAGGRVSARQERRLGAIVLSSTPVRASVEAGRDAVGRALLKEGLDIIGFSPAAGTLRRRMALLHRELGEPWPDVAEQALLARLQDWLAPELDALAAGSPVRGIDLTEPLRRLLPWPEAAHMGELVPERLEVPSGSHVRIDYAGERPVVAVKLQECFGWAQTPRLVQGRVPVLFHLLSPAGRPLAVTDDLASFWSGPYAQVRAEMRGRYPKHPWPEDPWQAKATARTKARM, encoded by the coding sequence GTGAATGCTCCATCCTCCCCGTTTCCGCCGGACCTGCAACGGCCTTTTGACCTGTCCCGCATAGGTGCCGGCCTGGCCTTCGCAGAGTCACTCCCGGAGCTGGCGGCCCTGCTTGCCGCCGGAGCCGGGAGCGCAGTGGTCCAGGCACCGCCGGGCACGGGCAAAACAACGCTGGTGCCGCCGGCGGTAGCCAACGCCGCTGCGAAGGCAGCCGGCACCCGGGGCCGGGTTCTGGTCACCCAGCCACGCAGGGTTGCCGCCCGGTCAGCGGCCCGCCGGCTGGCCCAGCTTGACGGGTCAGCACTCGGACAGCGCATTGGCTACACGGTCCGGGGAGAGGCCCGCACCTCCGCGGAGACCATCATCGAGTTCGTGACGCCGGGAATCCTGCTGCGCAGGCTCCTGGCTGATCCAGGGTTGGAAACGGCTGCGGCCGTCATCCTGGACGAGGTCCACGAACGCGGACTGGAAACGGACCTGCTGCTGGGCATGCTCGCCGAAGTCCGGCAGCTGCGCGGTGACCTGACACTTATTGCCATGTCCGCAACCCTGGATGCGGAACGGTTTGCCGCCCTGCTCGGTGACGGCGACGGCGGCGGGCCGGCGCCGCTGGTCGGCTGCCCCTCGGCCCTGTACCCGCTTACCGTCCAATGGCACCCGCCGTCCGTGCCACGGTTGGATGAACACGGTGTAACGCGCGGGTTCCTGGATCATGTGGCAGATACCGCTGCCCTGGCGCACTCCGACGCGCAGGCTGGCGACCCCGCGGTCGACACGCTGGTGTTTGTCCCCGGTGCCCGGGAAGTGGCCCACGTGGCCAGCCGCCTGCGTTCCCGGACTCCGAAGGGAACGGAAGTGCTCGAGTTGCACGGCCAGGTCCCGGCGCGGGAACAGGACCGGGCGGTTTCCGGCCGGGGGGCGGGAGAACCGGCACGGATTATCGTGTCCACAGCGCTGGCGGAATCCTCGCTGACCGTCCCGGGCGTGCGCCTGGTAGTAGATTCGGGCCTGGCGCGTGAGCCCCGGCGGGATGCTGCGCGCGGCATGTCCGGCCTCGTGACGGTCTCCTGTTCCCGGGCATCAGCCGAGCAGCGGGCCGGGCGGGCCGCCCGCCAGGGGCCGGGCCGGGTGGTGCGCTGCTACGACGACAGGGCCTACGGTGCGGCACCGGCCCACCCGACTCCGGAAATCGCCGTCGCGGACCTGACCGGCGCGGCCCTGATGCTCGCCTGCTGGGGAGCGCCGGGAGGCACCGGCCTGGCGCTCCCGGATGCACCTCCGCCCGCTGCCCTGCAGGAGGCCGTCTCCGTGCTGCGGGGACTTGGGGCTGTTGATGCCCAAGGTATGGCTACCGCGACCGGTAAGGCGCTCGCCGCTGTTCCTGCCGACCCCCGTCTGGCCCGGGCCCTCCTGGACGGGGCGGCGTCCGTGGGGGCCCGCCCGGCCGCGGAGGCGGTGGCCCTGGCAGCCGGGGAGGCGCGCGCCCCGGGCGCGGACCTTACCCGCCTGCTGTCCGACCTGCGTTCCGGCCGGGACCCGGGACATCGGCGCTGGGCTGAAGACGTCCGGCGGATGGAGACGGTGGCCCGGAAACAGCATCCACCGGCGTCCGTGGCCGGGCAGCACCCCTGGGTCCCCGATCCGGAGGAAGGTTTGGGGTACGTGCTTGCCTTGGCGTTCCCGGACCGGATTGCCCGGCGGGTGCCGGGCACCGGGCCGGAGCGCTATCTGCTCGCCTCCGGCACCCGGGCGGGCCTTCCGGCGGGCAGTAGCCTTGGCGGCCAGGAGTGGCTGGCCGTGGCAGAGGTGGCGCGTGCTGCCGGCCGGGATGCCGCGGGCACGGGCGCCGTGATTCGGGCTGCCGCACCCTTGTCAGCAGCGTCCGCCGAAGCCGCTGCTGCGCATCTGCTCACGGATACAGTGGAGGCCCGGTTTGCCGGCGGGCGGGTCAGCGCCCGTCAGGAACGCCGGCTGGGCGCCATTGTGCTCTCCTCTACACCGGTCCGGGCTTCCGTTGAGGCCGGCCGGGATGCCGTTGGCCGTGCGTTGTTGAAGGAGGGACTGGACATTATCGGCTTTTCACCGGCTGCCGGCACGCTGCGCCGGCGGATGGCACTGCTGCACCGGGAACTGGGGGAACCGTGGCCCGATGTTGCCGAGCAGGCGCTGCTGGCCAGGCTCCAGGACTGGCTTGCACCGGAGCTCGACGCACTGGCGGCCGGCAGCCCGGTGCGCGGCATCGACCTCACCGAACCGCTCCGGCGTCTGCTTCCGTGGCCCGAGGCCGCGCACATGGGGGAGCTGGTTCCCGAACGGCTTGAGGTGCCCAGCGGCTCGCACGTGCGGATCGACTATGCAGGGGAGCGGCCCGTGGTAGCCGTGAAGCTGCAGGAGTGTTTCGGGTGGGCACAGACTCCCCGGCTGGTCCAGGGCAGGGTTCCGGTCCTCTTTCATCTGCTCTCGCCGGCGGGCCGGCCGCTGGCGGTGACGGATGACCTGGCGTCCTTTTGGTCCGGACCGTATGCACAGGTGCGGGCTGAGATGCGGGGCCGGTATCCCAAGCACCCCTGGCCCGAAGATCCCTGGCAGGCCAAGGCAACGGCACGCACCAAGGCCCGGATGTAG
- a CDS encoding CarD family transcriptional regulator, whose product MPFSEGQVLVHPHHGPAVVMSYQTHPRMQKDCIVLEVRSSRLLVWVPVDQVEHVGLRPVLDSAGLSALFAVLKAPADTEDPQWSRRYKDNSEKIATGDPMVIAAVVRNLMLRDADRGLSQAEREMLRHARRPLLTEISLSLGISEDDAGGRLDAVWSSSGAAA is encoded by the coding sequence TTGCCATTTTCAGAGGGACAGGTTTTGGTCCACCCCCACCACGGCCCCGCCGTCGTGATGTCCTATCAGACCCACCCCCGGATGCAGAAGGACTGCATTGTCCTGGAGGTCCGGTCCTCCCGACTGCTGGTCTGGGTTCCTGTTGACCAGGTTGAACATGTGGGCCTCCGGCCGGTACTTGATTCCGCCGGGCTGTCTGCCCTGTTCGCCGTCCTGAAGGCTCCCGCGGATACTGAGGATCCGCAGTGGTCCCGCCGCTACAAGGACAACAGCGAAAAGATCGCAACCGGCGATCCGATGGTGATTGCCGCCGTCGTCCGCAACCTCATGCTGCGCGATGCGGACCGCGGGCTCTCGCAGGCGGAACGGGAAATGCTCCGGCATGCCCGCCGGCCGCTGCTGACCGAGATTTCCCTTTCCCTGGGTATTTCGGAGGACGACGCCGGCGGCCGGCTGGACGCCGTCTGGTCAAGTTCAGGCGCGGCCGCCTAG
- a CDS encoding TetR/AcrR family transcriptional regulator yields the protein MSSLREAQKQLTRDRIVECALELFTAKGYAATTIDEIAVAAGTTRVTFYAYYPSRTELMKDFMGRVNSVLERAAGAGQPSTARELVEVVRAGRMAGVLDWLESRAALWPVFRPYLDVLEEAAALDPEVRALMDGWHEEVISDIVRGLRLAGRFPAETHHIRGTLAYTQLDYVATLWTRRKLEPNREHALEVLADSWYHLLCDDA from the coding sequence ATGTCGTCGCTGCGTGAGGCCCAAAAACAACTGACGCGGGACAGGATTGTCGAGTGCGCCCTGGAGCTTTTCACCGCCAAGGGATACGCCGCCACCACCATCGATGAAATTGCTGTGGCGGCCGGTACTACCCGGGTCACTTTCTACGCTTACTATCCGTCACGGACCGAGCTGATGAAGGATTTCATGGGCCGGGTGAACTCTGTCCTGGAACGGGCAGCCGGTGCCGGGCAGCCGTCCACGGCCCGGGAACTCGTGGAGGTGGTCCGGGCGGGCCGGATGGCGGGTGTCCTGGACTGGCTGGAATCGCGTGCTGCGCTCTGGCCGGTGTTCCGACCCTATCTGGACGTGCTTGAGGAGGCTGCCGCCCTTGATCCCGAGGTGCGTGCACTTATGGACGGGTGGCATGAGGAAGTCATTTCCGACATTGTCCGCGGCCTGCGGCTGGCCGGACGCTTCCCTGCCGAAACCCACCACATCCGGGGCACCCTGGCCTACACGCAGTTGGATTACGTGGCCACCCTGTGGACCCGGCGGAAACTGGAGCCGAACCGGGAGCACGCGCTGGAGGTGCTCGCGGACAGCTGGTACCACCTGCTGTGCGACGATGCCTGA
- a CDS encoding MDR family MFS transporter: MSLDPHTNSSPLPAAGTTKRAGRKPAPDALDPRTKTVIGLLLVSSFVVILNETIMSVALPRLMVDLNITAGTAQWLTTGFMLTMAVVIPATGFLLQRFSMRGLFMTAMSLFSAGTLLAALAPGFGALLGGRIIQAGGTAIMIPLLMTTVLNAVPAHRRGRMMGTISIVIAVAPAIGPTVSGIILNALDWRWMFWLVLPIALLSLVLGTVFIRNLTEPKRVPFDALSIVLSTFAFGGIIFGLSSIGDAAQGKELMPLWIPLTVGALAMAGFVYRQLVLQRSDRALMDLRTFTSKPFVIAVVMVLVSMMALFGCLIVLPLYLQNVLGLSTLETGLLLLPGGAVMAILSPIVGGLFDRFGPRPLVIPGALVLSASLWGMTMLTEDSPVPLVILLHCFLNAGLGFIFTPLFTSALGSLDRTLYSHGSAIINTLQQLAGAAGTAVFITLMTAGTTAAVNDGLAAIPAAAAGIHTAFFWGAVISLVALAASFFVRRPVNELPDGVGVH, translated from the coding sequence TTGAGTCTTGACCCCCACACCAACTCTTCACCGCTGCCCGCAGCGGGCACCACAAAACGCGCCGGACGGAAACCGGCACCGGACGCCCTGGATCCGCGGACGAAAACCGTTATCGGGCTGCTGCTCGTTTCCTCATTTGTCGTCATCCTGAACGAAACCATCATGAGCGTGGCTCTGCCCCGGCTGATGGTGGACCTGAACATCACTGCGGGAACCGCCCAGTGGCTTACCACCGGGTTTATGCTCACCATGGCCGTGGTAATCCCCGCGACCGGGTTCCTGCTCCAGCGCTTCTCCATGCGCGGCCTGTTTATGACCGCCATGTCCCTGTTCAGTGCCGGCACCCTCCTCGCTGCCCTGGCTCCCGGATTCGGTGCCCTGCTGGGCGGGCGGATCATCCAGGCCGGCGGTACGGCCATCATGATCCCGCTGCTGATGACCACGGTGCTGAATGCGGTGCCTGCGCACAGGCGCGGCCGCATGATGGGAACCATTTCGATTGTGATCGCCGTGGCTCCGGCCATCGGGCCGACCGTTTCCGGCATCATCCTCAATGCGCTGGACTGGCGCTGGATGTTCTGGCTGGTGCTGCCCATTGCCCTGCTCTCGCTGGTCCTGGGGACAGTCTTCATCCGCAACCTGACCGAACCGAAACGGGTTCCCTTCGATGCCCTGTCCATAGTGCTCTCCACCTTTGCCTTCGGCGGAATCATCTTCGGCCTGAGCAGCATCGGAGACGCGGCCCAGGGCAAGGAACTGATGCCGCTGTGGATCCCCCTGACCGTCGGTGCACTGGCCATGGCCGGGTTTGTGTACCGCCAGCTGGTGCTCCAGCGCTCTGACCGGGCACTGATGGACCTGCGCACTTTCACCAGCAAGCCGTTTGTCATAGCTGTGGTTATGGTGCTGGTGAGCATGATGGCCCTGTTCGGCTGCCTGATTGTGCTCCCGCTCTACCTGCAGAACGTGCTGGGCCTGTCCACTCTGGAAACCGGTCTGCTGCTGCTGCCCGGCGGTGCGGTCATGGCAATCCTGTCCCCGATTGTCGGCGGTCTCTTTGACCGTTTCGGACCCCGGCCGCTGGTGATTCCCGGCGCCCTGGTGCTGAGTGCTTCGCTCTGGGGCATGACCATGCTGACGGAGGATTCTCCGGTGCCACTGGTAATCCTGCTGCACTGCTTCCTGAACGCCGGCCTCGGCTTTATCTTCACCCCGCTGTTCACCTCTGCACTCGGTTCCCTGGACCGCACGCTGTACTCGCACGGCAGCGCCATCATCAACACGCTCCAGCAACTGGCAGGAGCGGCAGGTACGGCAGTCTTCATCACGCTGATGACAGCCGGCACCACCGCTGCAGTTAATGACGGCTTGGCGGCCATCCCGGCAGCAGCGGCCGGAATCCATACGGCCTTCTTCTGGGGCGCCGTGATCTCCCTGGTGGCACTGGCGGCGTCATTCTTTGTCCGCCGTCCCGTGAACGAACTGCCTGACGGGGTGGGCGTCCACTAA
- a CDS encoding cation:proton antiporter: MEFLILLIGLLFGTVLAAGVGERIRLPYPVLMLIFSALIAFLPIIPEVHINPELILPLFLPPLLYAAAQRSSWSVFRLRWRSLVLLAVALVAVTVAVVAGVSWAMIPALGLPAAIALGAIVAPPDPVAVEAVAGKVKMPRRLITVLQTEGLFNDAIAIVIFQAAVAASTSGGEVGWDVVPRFLIGAAGAVLLGLAMAWLVGSLNRFVPNMVARSAATLVAPYAVYLIAEEAHFSGVVAVVVTALELGRRARPQDSEERLTRTAFWDVVEMLTTGVAFGLVGIEMRYIIEDEGAELLGFVPGIAAVCVAVLVVRFLWMLGIYRLGGTEMNRVPGSLKEVLVLTWCGMRGLATLALALALPGTTMAGEALPGRNFVVACAAAVLVVTLVIPGLTLPWLMRVLRLPDNHRDADRKERELALRAERAAIESMKRSTAIAQLPPERRAVLAKRMSSLHSMLQGDDEPDPQKLLDRKATLELMDVVQREAMDAARREVLAARRRPGTDPEAVDRVLRRLDLRTVTMDHRERH; encoded by the coding sequence ATGGAATTCCTGATACTGCTGATCGGACTGCTGTTCGGAACCGTACTGGCTGCCGGCGTCGGTGAACGTATCCGCCTTCCGTACCCGGTGCTGATGCTGATCTTCTCCGCCCTGATCGCTTTTCTGCCGATCATTCCCGAGGTGCACATCAACCCGGAACTGATCCTGCCGCTCTTCCTGCCGCCGCTGCTGTACGCCGCGGCGCAACGAAGCTCCTGGTCCGTCTTCCGCCTGCGGTGGCGGTCACTGGTGCTCCTGGCCGTAGCCCTGGTCGCAGTCACAGTTGCGGTGGTTGCCGGGGTTTCCTGGGCCATGATCCCGGCCCTCGGACTGCCGGCCGCAATTGCCCTGGGTGCCATTGTCGCCCCGCCGGACCCGGTGGCGGTGGAAGCGGTGGCAGGCAAGGTAAAAATGCCGCGCCGCCTGATCACCGTGCTCCAGACAGAGGGCCTGTTTAACGACGCCATCGCCATCGTGATCTTCCAGGCCGCCGTGGCGGCCAGCACCAGCGGAGGTGAAGTCGGATGGGATGTGGTTCCGAGGTTCCTTATCGGTGCAGCGGGAGCCGTCCTCCTGGGCCTGGCCATGGCGTGGCTTGTCGGCAGCCTGAACCGTTTTGTCCCGAACATGGTGGCCCGTTCGGCAGCTACTCTGGTGGCGCCCTATGCCGTGTACCTGATTGCTGAAGAAGCGCACTTTTCGGGGGTGGTGGCAGTGGTGGTCACCGCACTGGAACTTGGACGCCGGGCCCGCCCGCAGGATTCCGAGGAACGGCTCACCCGTACCGCTTTCTGGGACGTGGTGGAGATGCTGACCACTGGTGTTGCGTTTGGCCTGGTGGGCATCGAGATGCGGTACATCATCGAGGACGAGGGGGCGGAACTGCTCGGCTTCGTTCCCGGAATTGCCGCAGTATGCGTGGCCGTCCTGGTGGTGCGGTTCCTGTGGATGCTGGGTATCTACCGGCTGGGCGGAACCGAGATGAACCGGGTTCCCGGCTCGCTGAAGGAAGTCCTCGTGCTGACCTGGTGCGGCATGCGCGGGCTCGCCACCCTGGCGCTGGCCCTGGCGCTGCCCGGCACCACCATGGCCGGGGAGGCCCTGCCCGGCCGGAACTTCGTGGTCGCGTGCGCCGCGGCCGTACTCGTGGTCACGCTCGTTATACCCGGCCTGACCCTGCCCTGGCTGATGCGGGTCCTCAGGCTGCCCGATAACCACCGGGACGCGGACCGCAAGGAACGCGAACTGGCGCTTCGCGCGGAACGGGCAGCCATAGAAAGCATGAAACGCTCCACGGCAATTGCGCAGCTTCCGCCGGAACGCCGGGCCGTGCTGGCCAAGCGGATGTCCTCGCTGCACTCAATGCTGCAGGGCGATGACGAGCCGGATCCGCAGAAGCTGCTGGACCGCAAAGCCACCCTGGAACTCATGGATGTGGTCCAACGTGAAGCCATGGACGCGGCACGGCGCGAGGTGCTCGCAGCCCGACGCCGCCCCGGCACGGATCCCGAGGCCGTGGACCGAGTGCTGCGGCGGCTGGATCTGAGGACCGTCACCATGGACCACCGGGAACGGCACTAG
- a CDS encoding malonic semialdehyde reductase — MSDGTLESTSALDSAALDLLFRDARTVAEFTDQPVTDEQLRDIYELTKMGPTAMNIQPLRITWVRSPEARGRLAAHMAEGNKAKTEAAPLTAVLSFDRSWHRHFATVFPPAPAQGAVFAANAELSAMMGNNNAHLQAGYFLLAVRAVGLSAGPMGGFDAAGLDADLHAGLDRQSFLVVNIGVPGATEPRHPRLPRLDYATAVTEL, encoded by the coding sequence ATGAGCGACGGCACTCTCGAATCAACCTCGGCGCTCGACTCAGCAGCCCTGGACCTGCTGTTCCGCGACGCACGGACCGTTGCCGAGTTCACGGACCAGCCGGTCACGGATGAACAGCTCCGGGACATCTATGAGCTGACCAAAATGGGCCCCACGGCAATGAACATCCAGCCGCTGCGGATCACCTGGGTACGCTCGCCTGAGGCCCGCGGGCGTCTGGCGGCCCACATGGCTGAGGGCAACAAAGCAAAGACCGAAGCGGCTCCGCTGACGGCCGTCCTCAGCTTTGACCGCAGCTGGCACCGGCATTTCGCCACGGTTTTCCCGCCGGCTCCCGCCCAGGGCGCCGTCTTTGCCGCCAACGCCGAGCTCAGCGCCATGATGGGCAACAACAACGCCCACCTGCAGGCCGGGTACTTCCTGCTTGCGGTGCGTGCCGTTGGCCTGTCCGCCGGTCCCATGGGCGGCTTTGACGCCGCAGGGCTGGACGCCGATCTGCATGCCGGCCTGGACCGCCAGTCCTTCCTGGTGGTGAACATCGGCGTTCCCGGCGCAACGGAACCGCGTCACCCCCGCCTGCCCCGCCTCGACTACGCCACGGCGGTCACGGAGCTCTAG